The following are encoded in a window of Poecile atricapillus isolate bPoeAtr1 chromosome 3, bPoeAtr1.hap1, whole genome shotgun sequence genomic DNA:
- the LOC131577013 gene encoding interferon-induced very large GTPase 1-like: MASPEGTQEGDTKAQLLAKAFQDEGLDAGYWLPKVSQILGIECREALQHLEYEDYLKLECEVRHPWEKKALKKLLKMRDDKTTSKDVQKEDWEKRKEKQELAKEALNDLTEMLNSRSHSQDAVREKAETLWQAMEIPQEFWPAPKEPSADMLESIQKQLEQQELSAGRRENIPDAEVLRRASGGLALQGIYRTSRPGDALAKRDQLLRVPEGFQLAGPEQGSLLERKDFSSSAAESSFTKSMEQLGFSMSVSAKCKFWGINLGAGVDGSSSSQSQNTHQSRSEQSYFCSTRYQYLPLASCYFQRHQLCLSNAALWELQDMEQLLSFTQDDKTPLLNMCERFFSRFGSHVNQGPLHFGGIFWWKASTEGFREEQREEMKRQTSEALNSFVRASWGGFLASAAGALDVSKSSSKASVLGRAGEGSHTAIQLYVVNTGGPPDTVSPSQWRTGLVSDNTTWCVIDRGFELIPVWDVILYNHSRDFKSVGQMSTALRAAYKALTNLSVGSIFGEDLGSAVQEARDFMRTLKAWEVPVDERKLLMLMELKDDLNAKTRNPSVWINVCLSDKALQDFLVNTVRSCQESPPENTRFIKVILKSLLTPHIYSVKDFSDASDIMQWIFQTEHSLPNSPKVSELEDLIKTLQQMKEHIHAVSYAPGSSASAIHEAKREATQTSSLAIYSLLQCLQEKAQKDMELLVLLIVSSTGYQVESSTFQHLLGHPEIQYMAKEMEVAHEEYVNLKEQDDDRAEAYLLLKGLTVTPESQGLSPEQKRERLIFMEDRMKGFWSSTKIKNLLQKHSGGEDWERLEQDLHSLISGCLDDNGDEERMQNILRDLEDTFPAPDPPSHSQSISDSSQPKSNDADANREFLNLLKRLGLESHYPRRMGMGDFHTICRTCLQDSQPSQDTELPGYFLQKLLTVDYQKDTAGSFVQEKISG, translated from the exons ATGGCTTCGCCGGAGGGCACACAGGAGGGGGATACaaaggcacagctcctggcaaagGCATTTCAGGATGAAGGGCTGGATGCTGGATACTGGCTGCCCAAAGTGTCGCAGATCCTGGGAATTGAGTGCAGAGAAGCCCTGCAACATCTGGAATACGAAGACTACCTCAAGCTGGAGTGTGAGGTAAGGCACCCCTGGGAGAAGAAGGCACTCAAGAAACTCCTGAAAATGAGAGATGACAAAACAACCAGTAAAGATGTGCAGAAGGAGGactgggagaagagaaaggagaaacaaGAATTGGCCAAAGAAGCCCTGAATGATCTGACAGAAATGCTCAACAGCCGCAGCCACAGCCAGGATGCTGTGAGGGAGAAAGCAGAGACTCTGTGGCAAGCCATGGAGATTCCCCAAGAGTTCTGGCCAGCACCAAAGGAACCCTCGGCGGATATGCTGGAGAGCATCcagaagcagctggagcagcaggagttgtcagcaggcaggagagagaACATCCCTGACGCGGAGGTGCTGAGGCGGGCGTCAGGGGGACTGGCCCTGCAGGGCATCTACAGAACCAGCAGACCTGGAGATGCGCTGGCAAAGCGAGATCAGCTCCTCAGGGTTCCTGAGGGATTCCAGCTTGCCGGTCCGGAGCAAGGATCACTCCTTGAGAGGAAGGacttctcctcctctgcagcagaATCCTCTTTCACCAAGTCCATGGAGCAGCTGGGGTTCAGCATGAGTGTTTCTGCCAAATGCAAGTTCTGGGGAATTAATCTGGGAGCAGGTGTagatggcagcagctcctcacagtcACAGAACACCCACCAGTCCCGCTCTGAGCAGAGCTACTTTTGCAGCACCAGGTACCAGTACCTCCCTCTGGCCTCCTGCTACTTCCAAAGGCATCAGCTTTGCCTCTCGAATGCGGCTCTGTGGGAGCTGCAAGACATGGAGCAGCTTTTGAGTTTCACTCAGGATGACAAGACCCCCCTGCTAAATATGTGTGAGAGGTTCTTCAGCAGGTTTGGGTCCCATGTAAACCAGGGTCCCCTCCACTTTGGGGGGATATTCTGGTGGAAGGCGTCTACTGAGGGATTCcgagaggagcagagggaagagatgaAGCGACAAACGTCTGAAGCTCTGAACAGCTTTGTCAGGGCCAGCTGGGGTGGCTTCCTGGCAAGTGCTGCGGGGGCCCTGGATGTTTCTAAATCCAGCTCAAAGGCTTCTGTCCTGGGAAGAGCCGGAGAGGGTTCCCATACAGCGATTCAGCTCTACGTGGTCAACACAGGGGGCCCACCAGACACAGTTTCCCCTTCTCAGTGGAGAACGGGTCTCGTGTCTGATAACACAACGTGGTGCGTTATCGACCGTGGGTTTGAGCTGATCCCAGTGTGGGATGTCATCCTGTACAATCACAGCAGGGATTTTAAGTCTGTGGGTCAGATGAGCACAGCCCTCAGGGCTGCATACAAAGCACTGACAAATCTGAGCGTTGGCAGCATTTTTGGAGAGGATCTGGGCAGTGCAGTGCAAGAGGCCAGAGATTTCATGAGGACTCTGAAGGCCTGGGAGGTGCCGGTGGATGAAAGGAAGCTTCTCATGCTGATGGAGCTAAAAGATGATCTGAATGCCAAAACCAGGAACCCCAGTGTGTGGATCAACGTGTGCCTGTCAGACAAAGCCCTGCAGGACTTCCTGGTGAACACCGTGCGGAGTTGCCAGGAGTCACCTCCAGAAAACACCAGATTTATCAAGGTAATATTGAAAAGCCTCCTGACTCCACATATCTACTCTGTCAAGGACTTCTCTGATGCTTCCGACATTATGCAATGGATCTTCCAGACCGAGCACTCACTTCCCAACTCTCCCAAAGTCTCTGAGCTTGAAGACCTCATCAAAACACTGCAGCAAATGAAGGAGCACATCCATGCTGTCTCCTACGCACCAGGAAGCTCTGCTTCCGCCATTCATGAAGCAAAGCGAGAAGCGACCCAGACCAGCAGCCTCGCCATTTATTCCTTACTCCAGTGTCTCCAGGAAAAGGCTcagaaggacatggaactgttggTGCTCTTGATTGTGAGCAGCACAGGGTACCAGGTGGAAAGCAGCACTTTTCAGCACCTCCTTGGACACCCAGAAATTCAGTACATGGCCAAGGAAATGGAAGTGGCACATGAGGAGTACGTGAACCTGAAGGAGCAGGATGATGACAGAGCTGAGGCCTATCTTCTGCTGAAGGGTCTGACTGTGACACCAGAAAGTCAAGGGCTGTCCCCTGAGCAGAAGAGGGAGCGTTTAATTTTCATGGAAGATCGCATGAAAGGTTTCTGGTCCTCAACAAAGATAAAGAATCTGCTCCAAAAGCACAGTGGAGGTGAAgactgggagaggctggaacAGGACTTGCATTCCTTGATCAGTGGGTGCTTGGATGACAACGGGGATGAAGAGAGGATGCAGAACATACTCAGAGACCTGGAAGACACTTTTCCAGCACCTGATCCTCCCAGTCACTCTCAATCCATCTCAGACAGCAGCCAACCCAAATCAAATGACGCAGATGCAAACCGGGAGTTCCTCAATCTGCTCAAGCGCCTGGGACTGGAAAGTCACTATCCAAGAAGAATGGGTATGGGAGATTTCCACACCATCTGCAGGACATGTCTGCAGGacagccagcccagccaggacaCGGAGCTGCCAGGTTACTTCCTGCAAAAGCTGCTAACCGTGGATTACCAAAAG gacacagctggaaGCTTTGTTCAAGAGAAAATTTCAGGCTGA